In a genomic window of Lepisosteus oculatus isolate fLepOcu1 chromosome 3, fLepOcu1.hap2, whole genome shotgun sequence:
- the LOC102694466 gene encoding F-box only protein 27 translates to MKKSKKSQGKKRRMGQIQHKRHEGLDTFDPETGMDLSVAPEEILVLILSHLPAKTLLSDCQHVCRRWRAIVQSQAFWRFKCQGERNAITFYIRYLPTNFDWRRFYLKQPFNRNLIRNPCGAERLQHWNVHNGGDGWIVRTFDHEDLTGIKSTFVSSYYWCEKSQTIDLLKEGFWEKILDEYQPEITVNDWFSAHRDCGGEYQMFVQLLGANKHKIIKEYTTDLRTIPVLPFQQWDQITYIFRNYGPGVRYVKFKHIGKDILFWKGHYGAWVTNTSVTIRLKSPEK, encoded by the exons ATGAAAAAGTCTAAAAAAAGCCAG gggaaaaaaaggcgAATGGGTCAAATTCAGCACAAGCGGCATGAAGGACTGGACACCTTTGACCCCGAGACAGGAATGGACTTGTCCGTGGCCCCGGAAGAGATCCTGGTGCTGATTCTCAGCCACCTGCCGGCAAAGACCCTGCTGAGCGACTGCCAGCACGTGTGCAGACGGTGGCGGGCCATCGTTCAGAGCCAGGCCTTCTGGAGGTTCAAGTGCCAGGGGGAAAGGAACGCCATCACCTTCTACATCAGATACCTCCCAACCAACTTCGACTGGAGGCGTTTCTACCTGAAACAGCCGTTCAACAGGAACCTCATCCGAAACCCCTGCGGCGCAG AGCGCCTGCAGCACTGGAACGTTCATAACGGGGGAGACGGCTGGATCGTGAGAACCTTCGACCACGAGGACCTGACGGGAATCAAGTCCACATTCGTGTCTTCGTACTA CTGGTGTGAAAAATCCCAGACCATTGACCTGCTAAAAGAAGGGTTTTGGGAGAAGATTCTGGACGAATACCAGCCCGAGATTACAGTGAATGACTG GTTTTCAGCACACAGAGACTGTGGAGGGGAGTACCAGATGTTTGTTCAACTCCTGGGAGCCAACAAGCACAAGATCATCAAGGAATACACTACAGACCTCAGAACTATACCTGTTCTCCCTTTTCAACAGTGGGACCAG ATCACCTACATTTTCCGAAACTACGGACCCGGAGTGCGATATGTGAAGTTCAAACATATTGGGAAAGATATCTTGTTTTGGAAAGGTCACTATGGAGCTTGGGTCACGAACACTTCGGTCACCATCAGGCTAAAAAGTCCAGAGAAGTGA